CCAAGGGCTTGCCCATGAGAAGGAGATTCGATGCGCAAGTATGAAGTGACCTATATCATTCACCCTGACCTCGATGGTGACGCGTTCAAAGCGCTCAACGAGCAGGTGCAGGGCTGGATCACCGCCCCCGGCGGCACGATCGAAAAGACCGATGTGTGGGGCAAGCGCAAGCTGGCTTACCCGATCAAGAAGCAGGGCGAAGGCCAGTATGTGCTGCTGCACACCGAGATGGACCCGACCCAGTGTGCCGAGCTGGAGCGCCAGTTCCGCCTGCAGGAGGCGATCATGCGCTTCCTGATCGTGGCGGTTGACGAGGCGTAAGCCCGGCAACGAGGCACCATGAGCCGCGGCCTCAACAAAGTGATGCTCATCGGCCATTTGGGCCGAGACCCAGAGTTGCGCTACACGCCCGGTAACCGGGCGGTAGCCAACTTTAGCCTGGCCAGCAATCAAAGCTGGAGCACGCCCGAGGGCGAAAAGCGCCGCTCTACCGAATGGTTCACGATTGTGGCCTGGGCGGGGCTGGCTGAATTTGCCAAGCAGTACCTCAAAAAAGGGCAACAGGTCTACGTAGAAGGCCGCCTGAAGACACGCCGCTGGCAGGACGAGCACGGCACCACGCGCAGCAGCGTGGAAGTGGTGGCACGCGAGATCCTGATGCTGAGTGAACGCCAGGAAAAGCTGGATGTGGATTCAGAAGCCCCCTTCCCCGAAGACAGCCTTCCTCAAAACGAGGATGACGAGTTTCCCTTTTAGTACACGCGCCAAGAAAGCAACCTAGATGAAGAAATCATTTAACCTCACCCCCAATACTCTCATCGGCGCGGAGCGCGACCGTTTCATCACCCGCCTGCTGACCATCGGCACGATCGCCATCGTGGTGATCGTGCTGGCTCTGGTGGGCTATGCCTACGCCCATGAGAAATACATCGTGCCGCGCCAAACACTGGCCCGGGTGGAAGGCGTTGAGATCAGCGGTGCGCAATATCAGCAACGCGTACGCGTCAACCGTACCCGCGTGGTGAACCTGTTCATGCAGTATTACCAGATGCAGAGCCTGATCACCGATCCCAGCTTTCAGCAGCAACTGTCTACCCAGTTGATGGGCATGCAGTATGACCTGCAGCCGCTGGTGATGGGCGAAAGCACGCTGAACGAGCTGATCGATGACGAGCTGCTTAAGCTGGCCGCCGCCGACAATGGCATTGAGATCAGCGAAGCCGACGTGGAACGCGAGCTGCAGAGCTACTTTGGCTACTTTCCCCAGGGAACGCCAACCAGCCAGCCGACGCGCACGCCGTACGCCACCGCTACGCTGAACGCCACGCAGCAAAGCTTGCTGGGTATTACCCCCAGCGCGGAGGAAGCGGCAACCGCCACCGTGCAGCCAACCGCCACGAGCGCCAGCAGCAATGCCACCCCGGTCCCCAGCGCCACGCCGGTGAACGAAGAAGGCTACCGCCAGCTACTAAGCGAGTACTTCACCACCCAGGCTGGCGAAGGGGTAGACGAGCAAGCGATCCGCGAGCTGGTGTACGCCAACCTGCTGCGCCAGGCCTATCGCCAAAAATTTGAGCCCACCGTAGCCAACAGCGAAGACCAGGTGTGGGCACGCCATATTCTGGTGGCCACCCAGCAGGAAGCGATCGAAGTGCTGGCCCGCCTGGCCGCGGGCGAAGACTTCGCTAGCGTAGCCAGCGAAGTCTCGCTGGACACGGGCAGCAAGAACATCGGTGGTGACCTGGGCTGGTTCCCGCGGGGGCGCATGGTAGAGCCGTTCGAGGAAGCCGCTTTCGCTCTGCCAGTGGGCAGCACCAGCGAAGTGGTGCAGACCGACTTCGGCTGGCATGTGATCCAGGTGCTCGGCCACCAGGAGCAGCCGATGAGCGAGACCGACTTCAACCAGCGCGTAGAAGATGCGCTGAACGCCTACCTGGCCGAATTGCGTGAGCAATACGACTGGGAGATCATCGGGGAGCGCTGGAAAGCAGCCACCCCAGACAAGCCGGATCTGAACGGCTAGCCAGTAAGCACACGAACAAAAAAGCCGCTCCATAAGGAGCGGCTTTTTTTGTGCACATCGCGCTTACTCGACCGGAATGACCGCCCAGCCGATGATGTAGAGCAGCAAGCCCGGTACACCGCCCGGCAGGAAGGCGATCACAAATGCCAGGCGGAACCAGAACGGGCTGATGCCGAAGAAGGCGCCTAAGCCGCCACACACCCCAGCAAAAACACGGTCGTTACGCAAGCGGCGCAGCGGCCGCCCTGAAGCATTAGTCATCATTCACCTCGTTTCAATCACCTTGAGCGAAAGCGCCCATCTATCACTATACGTTGCGCCGCCGCGGTGGTTGCACGGCAAGGTTAGCGCGAATAGCGCTCGTCTACTTCGTCGAGGCGCAGGCTGATCACCTGGCTGGCGGTATCGCGCCCCATGGTGATGCCGTAGATCACGTCAGCGGCCTGCACCGTGTTGCGGTTGTGGGTGATGACCACAAACTGGGTTTCCTGGCTCAGCTCCTTGAGCACTTCGGTAAAGCGGCCGACGTTGGCTTCATCCAACATCGCGTCCACTTCATCCATCACGCAGAAGGGCGTAGGCGAAGCCTTGAGCAGCGCGAAGACCAGCGCGGCGGCCGTGAGGCTGCGTTCGCCGCCGGAGAGCAGCGCCAGGCGCTGGGTGCGCTTGCCGGGCAGGCGCGCCTCGATGTCAATGCCGGTCTGGCCGCCTTCGCCGGCCTCGGTGAGCAGCAAGCTGGCCGAGCCACCGTTGAACAAGCGGCTGAAGATGACTTTGAATTCAGCGGCCACCTTTTCGAAAGTGACCTGGAATTCCTTCTCCATCATCACATCCAACTCAGCGATGACTTGCTTCAGATCCGCCTCGGCAGCGCGCAGATCGGTGACCTGAGTCTCCATGTTCTCGACGCGGGCTTTGATCTCGAGGTACTCTTTTTGCGCCTCGGGGTTCACTGCGCCCAGGCGGCGGATCTGGTTGCGTTGCTGCTTGAGGATCTCCTCCAGCTCGGGCGAGAGCTCCTGCACCAGCGGTAGCTTCTCCACCAGCTCGCCCAGCGGCAACGGCGTAGGACCGGAGACGATCTCATCGTATTGAAAGTTCACCAGGCCAAAATCGTCTTCGATGCGGCCGCGCAGGGTTTCCAGCGCCTCCTGTTGGCGGGCCAGCAAAATTTGCGCCTGGGTGTTGTTGCGCTCAGCGCTGCTGAGGGCTTGCAATGCGCCGGTTTCGTTCTTTTGAGCCTCCAGCTGGGCGGCATCCGCCGCGGCCAGCTCGGTTTCCGTGGGAGCGATCTGCACCTGCAACGCTTCGATCTCCGCGCCAACCACGCCTTCTTGCTGGCTGAGGTGCTGTTTCTCGGCGCTGATCGCCTGTACCTGCTGCTCCAGCTCGGCCACGCGCTCGTGATGCGAGGCCAACTGCGCTTCGGCACGCTGCAGCAGTTGCAGGCGCTCGCTGACGCGACGCTGCGCCTCCTGCTGGGCGCGCTGGCCGACGGCCTGGCGCATTTCCCAATGCGCCACCTGGGCGTGCAGTTCCTCGGCCGGCTCTTCGACGGCTACCGCCATCTCACTTTCAAATTCCGCTTCGGCGGCATCCACATGGGCGGCGATTTCGGTTTCCTTGGCAGCCAGGGTAGCCACGGCTTCTTCGCCCGTGGCTTGCTCACCCTGCAGCGTGCGCTGCTGGGTGAGGAACCAATCCAACTGGCGCTGCAATTGATCCGCTTCCATTTGTTGGCCTTGGCCTTCGCGCCGCGCCAGATCCAGGGCGGTTTGGGCCAGTTCCAGCTCGCGTTGGGCGGCCTGACGCGATAGGTCAAGCTCGGCCTGGCGCTCGGCCAGGCGGTTGGCTTCGCTCTCGGCCTGGGCTAACTGGGTGGCGGTTTGCTCCAGTTCGGCACGCAGCTCACGGGCCTGGCGCGGGCGCGCCAGCGCGGCGGCAGCCGCCTTGGCGGAGCGCACCTCGATCGGTCCGCTGCGGTGGAACACTTCGCCGCGCAGCGTAACCGCCTGGGTGGCTTCGGCGTGTTGCGCCAGCAGGCGTGGTGCGGCCTGGCGGCTCTCGGCCACCAGTACCCGGCCGAGCAAAACGTCTACGGCGCGGCGCAATTCGCCGGGCGCGTCTACCAGATCAGCCGCCACGCCCACCAGGCCATTGCCAGGGCTGGCCTGCAAGCGGGCCCCCGGCGCCAAGCCACTGAGTGGTAGCAAGGCGGCCGAGGTTTCGCCGCCCTCGAGCAAACCGAGAGCGGCTTCGGGATCATCCACCAATACGCCATCGGCATAGGCGCCCAGGGCGGCGGCGATGGCAGCTTCGTAGCGCGGCTCTACGCGCAGCTCGCGGCCCAAGGTACCCTTGCCCAGTTGCAGGCCGCGCTCTTTGGCGGCCTGCAACAGCAGCTTGGCGCCTTCGGCGAAGCCCGCGGCGCTGGCTTCTTCCAGGCCGGCCAGTTCGGCGGTCAAGCGTGCCTGGCGGGTTTGCAACTGGTTGCGGGCGGCTTCTTGCTGCTTGAGCTGCTCCTGCGCCTGGGCCAGTTGGGCCGTAGCTTGTTCGACGCGCTGCTGCTCTTCCTGATAGCGTGCTTCGGCGGCGCTAACCTTGGCTTGCAGTTTGTGGGTCGCTTCCTGCTGCTCGGCAATATCATTGTGCACTTTGGCGATCGTGCCAGCCAACTCGGCTAGCTCGACCTTGCGGCGTTCGAGGCTGGAGAGCAGCATCTCGCGCTGGGCGCGTGAATTGGCAATTTGCGCCTGGAGCTCGACGACGCGCTCGCGGGCGGCACGGGTTTTGGCTTCCTGCTCTTGCTTGGCGCCCTGCTTGCTTTGCAGCACGGCACGGGCTTCATCGAGCTTCTTTTGGGCCTCGGCGCTCTCTTCTTCGTAGCGCGCCGCGTCCTGCTCGGCTTCCTTCAGGCGCGCGCGCAGGCCACCCAGCTCGCTCTCGACGCGCTGGCGCTCTTCTTCCAGGGCCTTGCGGCGCTCGCCAAGGGCGCGTTCGCGCTCATCGGCCACCGCCAGATCGCGGCTGGCGCCCTGGCGGCCGGCGTGCAGCTCGGCCAGTTTGCGGTGCCATTCATTGAGCTGCACGCGCAGCTCCTGAGTTTTGGTGCGCAGCCCGCTCACTTCTTCGCTATGTTGCAATTGTTTTTGGCGGGCCTGGGCCAGATTTTGCTCATGCAGATCGGCATCCTGGCGTAGATTGCGAATTTCGGCCTGGGCTTTGTTCCAGTGGTAGCCGTACCACTCGCGCAGGGTGTTGCGCAGATCGGCGCGCAGGGTGGCAAACTCTTCGGCGCGCTCGGCCTGGCGCTGCAAGCTGCGCAAGCGCGGCTTGAGCTCGGCGAGGATATCTTCGACGCGCTCGAGGTTGCGCAAGGTGGTATCCAGGCGGCGCAGCGATTGCTCCTTGCGGTCACGGTACAAGCCGATACCGGCGGCCTCCTCGAAGAGGCGGCGGCGCTCATCTGACTTCAGGGTCAGCGCGGCATCCACCAGGCCCTGGCCGATGACGGTATAGGTGCGCTCCGACAGGCCGCTGGCGGCGAGCAGTTCGCTGACATCTTTGAGGCGCACCTTCTGGTTGTTGATGAGGTATTCATTCTGCCCGTCGCGATAGGCGCGGCGGGTAACGGCCACTTCGGCAAAATCGACGGGCAGCCAGCCCTCGCTGTTATCGAAGGTGATGGTGACGCTGGCCATGCCCGATTTGGGGCGCGATTCGGAGCCGGCGAAGATCATGTCTTCGGTTTTGCGGCCGCGCAGCAGGGCATAGGACTGCTCGCCCAGCACCCAGCGCAGCGAATCAGCAATGTTGGATTTGCCGGAGCCGTTGGGGCCGACGACGGCCGTGATCGGGGCGCCAAATTCAAAATTTTGCGCGCTGGCAAAGGTTTTGTAGCCGTTAAGTTCCAGGGACTTTAGTCGTAGTGTCTTCACGCGCTTAGCGATCCATCTCTTCCGTTTCAAGCAATCGTAGGGCGGCGCGGGCGGCGGCTTTGCTGGCGGCCTGCTTGCTGCGGCCTTTGCCGGTGGCCAGGCTACGGCCTTGCACGCGCACGTCTACTTCAAAATCTTTGGCATGGTCTGGCCCGTGCTCGGCCACAATCTCATAGCGCGGTGCGCCCAGGCCGCGCGCCTGCACCCATTCCTGCAAGAGGCTCTTCGGGTCACGGTCGCCCTCGGTGGCCAGGATGGTCTCGATCGCCTCACTGAGCATGGGTGCCAGAAAGCGCTCCACGGCGGGGATGTTGCCATCCAGGTACAGCGCACCGACCAGGGCTTCAAACGCATTGCACAGCATCGAGGTGCGCGTGCGCCCGCCGCCTTCTTCTTCCCCATGGCCAATGCGCAGGGCACGGTTGATCTGGATCTGGCGGCCGAATTCGCCCAGGCGTTCGGTGCTCACCAGGCTGGCCCGCAGGCGGGTCATCTCGCCTTCGGGCATCACCGGGAACTGCTGAAAGAGCCAGGCGCCGACGATGAAATCGAGCACGGCATCGCCGAGAAACTCGAGGCGCTCGTTATCCACCAGCGCGTCGGGATTCTCGTTGAGGTATGAGCGATGGGTCAGCGCGCTGACCAGCAAACGTGAATCAGTGAAATGCAGCCCCACCCGCGCGGCAAAGCCGTGGGGATCTTCCCGCTCCGGGGCTTGTTGAGGGCCGTTGTGCATACCCTACACCTTCCTTCCGGAACTGAAGGAACGCTAGCCACCCCACAACGCGATGTGGGTGGCTGGCGATCCGCTAGTTCCTAACCGGGGAGTATTTTATTCGTATTTTCGTAAAACGAGGACGGCATTGTGGCCGCCAAAGCCGAAGGCATTGGTGATGGCCACTTTGATGTTGGCCTGGCGAGCCTGGTTGGGGATGTAATCCAGATCGCATTCCGGATCGGGCTCTTCGTAGTTGATGGTGGGCGGCAAGACGCCCTCGCGCACGGCCAGGGCGCAGAAGATCGTCTCCAGCGCTCCGGTGGCGCCCATCATGTGCCCGGTCATCGACTTGGTGGAGGAGATGGGGATGTTGTAGGCCTGCTGGCCAAAGGCCGATTTGATCGCGGCGGTTTCGGAGGCATCGTTGAGCGGCGTACCCGTGCCGTGAGCACTAATGTAGCCAACCTCATCGGGATTGACGCCGGCAATGTTGAGCGCAGCCTTGATGGCTTGCGCCCCGCCTGCCCCGGTGGGTGACGGCGCGGTGATGTGGCTGGCATCGGCCGAGGAGGCGTAGCCGGCCAGCTCGGCGATGATGTTGGCGCCGCGGCGTTTGGCGTGGCTTTCGCTTTCGATCATCATTACCGCGGCGCCCTCGCCCATTACGAAGCCGTCACGATTTTTATCGAAGGGGCGCGGGGTGGCCTCGCTGGGCGCCTTGCGCGACATAGCCTGCATGCGGTCAAACGAAGCGATGGCCACGCTGGTGATGGTGGCCTCGGCGGCGCCAGCAAAAGCGGCGTCGATGACCCCGGCGCGGATCAGCGTCCAGGCCATGCCAATACCATCCTGGCCGGAGGCACAGGCGGAGGCCACCGAGAGTGCCGGCCCCTTGGGGCCGTGATCAATGCTGGCCAAGCCAGCGGCTCCGTTGGGCATGAGCATGGGGATGAGGAAGGGGCTGACGCGGCGCGGGCCGCCGGCGGCGATATCGAGCACACCGGATTCCAACGCCCCAATGCCGCCGATGGCGGCAGAGATGATGCTGCCGACGCGCGGCGCGTTGCTCTCGGTAATCTCCAGGCCGGAGCTGTGCATGGCCTGGGCGGCGGCACCCGCGCCGAAGAGCTGGTAGCGATCACGGCGGCGGGTTTCGCGCACATCCATGTATTGGCTGGCATCGAAGTCCTTGACTTCGCAGGCGATCTTGACCAAAAAGTCGGACGCATCAAAGCAGGTGATCGGGCCTACGCCAGACACTCCGTTGGTGACATTTTTCCACGTCTGCTCTACGGTGTTGCCCAAGGGGTTGACCGTGCCCAAACCCGTGATGACGACTTTTTCCATGTGATACCTCAATTCCTCTCTTACGGCGCTTTCAAACCAGACCCGCTGAGAATCAGTGCGATCGGGCCGGGGAGATCGGCAAAGTGTGCCAAGGTGGATAGCTGCCCCAACCCTGCCCACACAATCGCAGAGGTTGGCTCTACAAATAACCCTGCACGAGCCAGTGCGTCGCGGGCGGGTTGGATCTCGCCTTCGTCTACGGCGAGGAACTGGCCGCCGCTGACCTGTACGGCGCGCAGCAACTCATCGCCGCGCACAGGCTGGTGCACGCGCACGCCTTCGGCCAGGGTTTGGCCCTCGGTGACCCAGGCCAGGCCGGCGGGGCCTTGCGTGCTGAGCGCCCACAGCGGCGCGCAGGCACGCGCTTGCACGCCGATGAGTACAGGCAGGCGTTGAATGAGGCCGGCGGCTTGGAGAGCGGCGAAGCCGCGCGCAATGCCGAGCAGCAGGCTGCCGTGGCCCACCGGGGCGATCACGCAGCCCGGTGCCTGGCCGCCGAGCTGCTCATAGAGCTCATAGGCGATGGTGGCGATGCCCGGCAGCCCGAAGGGCATGTAGGCGTGGCTGGCATAGGTTTCGCCGTCCTCGGCGGCGCGCTGAACGGCGAGGGCCGCCGCGGAGCGCGGGCCAAGGATGCTGACCAGTTCAGCGCCATAGGCTTCGATCTGGGCGCGCTTGGGGCCGGAGGCTGAGTCTGGCACGAAGACGCGCGCAGCAATGGCGGCGCGGGCGGCATAGGCGGCGAAGGAGGCGCCGGCGTTGCCGGAGGAATCTTCGATAGCGGAGGTGACGCCGCGGGCGCGCAGGAAGCTGAGCAGCGGCGCTGAACCGCGATCCTTGTAGGAGCCGGTGGGATTGAGATACTCCAGCTTGAAGGCCAGGCGCTTGCCGAAGGCGGCGCCCGGCACCAGCGGGGTGTTGCCCTCGCCGAGATAGACCGCCTCGGCCGAGGCGGGCGGCCCGAAGCTGGCGCGGTAGCGCCATAGCCCGGGCTGGCTGCTCTCGGGTGGCGCGTAGGCTAGCTCACCCTGCAGGCTGAACACGCCGCCACAGTGCAGGCAGCGATGCGGGGCGCCAGTCTCGGGGTATGGGCGGCGGCAGTTGGTGCAGGAGTAGGTCGTCATCATGATGAATAGTAATGGCAATCGCTTGCTTGGGTCAGTTGACTAGTCGACTAGTTGACTAGTCAACTGCTAATCACTTTCCGTTGGAAGGTATTCCCCTTCCACCCACTCTTCACCGTGCGGGCCGACCTCTTTTTTCCAGATGGGCACAATTTCTTTGAGGCGGTCGATGCCATAGCGAGCGGCTTCGAAGACACCACTGTCACGGTGGGCGGCGGTGCAGGCGATGAGCACGGTGGGTGTGCCGGGCTGCAGCGTGCCGATGCGCTGAGCGATGGCGATGCCCTCGACGGCGGGCCAGCGCAGGCGAATTTCGGCAGCTACCTGGGCCAGCTTGGCCTCGGCCATCGGAACGTAGGCCTCGTACACAAGATGCTGTGTCACGAGGTGCTGCGTGCTGTGCGGCTCGCCGCGCGTGGTTTCGGCGCGCACCATGCCGCTGAAGAAGCAGGCGGCGCCGGTGCTGGGCAGCGTGATGCTGGCCAGCATGGCGTTGAGATCCAGCGCGTCTTCGGTGATGGTGAGCTGCGTGGGCGGCGCGCCAGAGCCGCCGCTCACCGGCGGGAACAGGGCTATCTCAGCGCCGTCTGGCACCGGGTCGGCATCGAAGGCAAATTCCTTGTTGATCGCCACCAAGATGGCCTTGGCGTGCGGCGCCAACTGCGGATAGGCAGCGAAGAGGGCCTGTTTGAAGGCCGCCACATCGCTACCTGCGGGCAGTTGCAAGCTGGCTTGCAACACCCCGGCGCGTTCCCGCAATGTGGCGAAGAACAATACAGTGACGGTGATCATGGGCGCTTCTTTTTACGGTGCAGGGTAAGCGCGAGTTTAGCCGGCGGCTGTGCTTGTGCCACCTCGGCACGCTTGCGCTGCATCTCCTGTAAGGTGAATACGCTGCGGCCTGTTACGCGCATGCCGTGCTTCTTCTTTTCAAGTTTGGCCTCGCGGCGTTCCCATTTTTCGTTCAT
The DNA window shown above is from Anaerolineales bacterium and carries:
- the fabF gene encoding beta-ketoacyl-ACP synthase II codes for the protein MEKVVITGLGTVNPLGNTVEQTWKNVTNGVSGVGPITCFDASDFLVKIACEVKDFDASQYMDVRETRRRDRYQLFGAGAAAQAMHSSGLEITESNAPRVGSIISAAIGGIGALESGVLDIAAGGPRRVSPFLIPMLMPNGAAGLASIDHGPKGPALSVASACASGQDGIGMAWTLIRAGVIDAAFAGAAEATITSVAIASFDRMQAMSRKAPSEATPRPFDKNRDGFVMGEGAAVMMIESESHAKRRGANIIAELAGYASSADASHITAPSPTGAGGAQAIKAALNIAGVNPDEVGYISAHGTGTPLNDASETAAIKSAFGQQAYNIPISSTKSMTGHMMGATGALETIFCALAVREGVLPPTINYEEPDPECDLDYIPNQARQANIKVAITNAFGFGGHNAVLVLRKYE
- the smc gene encoding chromosome segregation protein SMC — its product is MKTLRLKSLELNGYKTFASAQNFEFGAPITAVVGPNGSGKSNIADSLRWVLGEQSYALLRGRKTEDMIFAGSESRPKSGMASVTITFDNSEGWLPVDFAEVAVTRRAYRDGQNEYLINNQKVRLKDVSELLAASGLSERTYTVIGQGLVDAALTLKSDERRRLFEEAAGIGLYRDRKEQSLRRLDTTLRNLERVEDILAELKPRLRSLQRQAERAEEFATLRADLRNTLREWYGYHWNKAQAEIRNLRQDADLHEQNLAQARQKQLQHSEEVSGLRTKTQELRVQLNEWHRKLAELHAGRQGASRDLAVADERERALGERRKALEEERQRVESELGGLRARLKEAEQDAARYEEESAEAQKKLDEARAVLQSKQGAKQEQEAKTRAARERVVELQAQIANSRAQREMLLSSLERRKVELAELAGTIAKVHNDIAEQQEATHKLQAKVSAAEARYQEEQQRVEQATAQLAQAQEQLKQQEAARNQLQTRQARLTAELAGLEEASAAGFAEGAKLLLQAAKERGLQLGKGTLGRELRVEPRYEAAIAAALGAYADGVLVDDPEAALGLLEGGETSAALLPLSGLAPGARLQASPGNGLVGVAADLVDAPGELRRAVDVLLGRVLVAESRQAAPRLLAQHAEATQAVTLRGEVFHRSGPIEVRSAKAAAAALARPRQARELRAELEQTATQLAQAESEANRLAERQAELDLSRQAAQRELELAQTALDLARREGQGQQMEADQLQRQLDWFLTQQRTLQGEQATGEEAVATLAAKETEIAAHVDAAEAEFESEMAVAVEEPAEELHAQVAHWEMRQAVGQRAQQEAQRRVSERLQLLQRAEAQLASHHERVAELEQQVQAISAEKQHLSQQEGVVGAEIEALQVQIAPTETELAAADAAQLEAQKNETGALQALSSAERNNTQAQILLARQQEALETLRGRIEDDFGLVNFQYDEIVSGPTPLPLGELVEKLPLVQELSPELEEILKQQRNQIRRLGAVNPEAQKEYLEIKARVENMETQVTDLRAAEADLKQVIAELDVMMEKEFQVTFEKVAAEFKVIFSRLFNGGSASLLLTEAGEGGQTGIDIEARLPGKRTQRLALLSGGERSLTAAALVFALLKASPTPFCVMDEVDAMLDEANVGRFTEVLKELSQETQFVVITHNRNTVQAADVIYGITMGRDTASQVISLRLDEVDERYSR
- the rnc gene encoding ribonuclease III, with product MHNGPQQAPEREDPHGFAARVGLHFTDSRLLVSALTHRSYLNENPDALVDNERLEFLGDAVLDFIVGAWLFQQFPVMPEGEMTRLRASLVSTERLGEFGRQIQINRALRIGHGEEEGGGRTRTSMLCNAFEALVGALYLDGNIPAVERFLAPMLSEAIETILATEGDRDPKSLLQEWVQARGLGAPRYEIVAEHGPDHAKDFEVDVRVQGRSLATGKGRSKQAASKAAARAALRLLETEEMDR
- the rpsF gene encoding 30S ribosomal protein S6 — encoded protein: MRKYEVTYIIHPDLDGDAFKALNEQVQGWITAPGGTIEKTDVWGKRKLAYPIKKQGEGQYVLLHTEMDPTQCAELERQFRLQEAIMRFLIVAVDEA
- a CDS encoding pyridoxal-phosphate dependent enzyme, coding for MMTTYSCTNCRRPYPETGAPHRCLHCGGVFSLQGELAYAPPESSQPGLWRYRASFGPPASAEAVYLGEGNTPLVPGAAFGKRLAFKLEYLNPTGSYKDRGSAPLLSFLRARGVTSAIEDSSGNAGASFAAYAARAAIAARVFVPDSASGPKRAQIEAYGAELVSILGPRSAAALAVQRAAEDGETYASHAYMPFGLPGIATIAYELYEQLGGQAPGCVIAPVGHGSLLLGIARGFAALQAAGLIQRLPVLIGVQARACAPLWALSTQGPAGLAWVTEGQTLAEGVRVHQPVRGDELLRAVQVSGGQFLAVDEGEIQPARDALARAGLFVEPTSAIVWAGLGQLSTLAHFADLPGPIALILSGSGLKAP
- a CDS encoding single-stranded DNA-binding protein codes for the protein MSRGLNKVMLIGHLGRDPELRYTPGNRAVANFSLASNQSWSTPEGEKRRSTEWFTIVAWAGLAEFAKQYLKKGQQVYVEGRLKTRRWQDEHGTTRSSVEVVAREILMLSERQEKLDVDSEAPFPEDSLPQNEDDEFPF
- the moaD gene encoding molybdopterin converting factor subunit 1, with translation MITVTVLFFATLRERAGVLQASLQLPAGSDVAAFKQALFAAYPQLAPHAKAILVAINKEFAFDADPVPDGAEIALFPPVSGGSGAPPTQLTITEDALDLNAMLASITLPSTGAACFFSGMVRAETTRGEPHSTQHLVTQHLVYEAYVPMAEAKLAQVAAEIRLRWPAVEGIAIAQRIGTLQPGTPTVLIACTAAHRDSGVFEAARYGIDRLKEIVPIWKKEVGPHGEEWVEGEYLPTESD
- a CDS encoding PspC domain-containing protein; protein product: MTNASGRPLRRLRNDRVFAGVCGGLGAFFGISPFWFRLAFVIAFLPGGVPGLLLYIIGWAVIPVE
- a CDS encoding peptidylprolyl isomerase, whose amino-acid sequence is MKKSFNLTPNTLIGAERDRFITRLLTIGTIAIVVIVLALVGYAYAHEKYIVPRQTLARVEGVEISGAQYQQRVRVNRTRVVNLFMQYYQMQSLITDPSFQQQLSTQLMGMQYDLQPLVMGESTLNELIDDELLKLAAADNGIEISEADVERELQSYFGYFPQGTPTSQPTRTPYATATLNATQQSLLGITPSAEEAATATVQPTATSASSNATPVPSATPVNEEGYRQLLSEYFTTQAGEGVDEQAIRELVYANLLRQAYRQKFEPTVANSEDQVWARHILVATQQEAIEVLARLAAGEDFASVASEVSLDTGSKNIGGDLGWFPRGRMVEPFEEAAFALPVGSTSEVVQTDFGWHVIQVLGHQEQPMSETDFNQRVEDALNAYLAELREQYDWEIIGERWKAATPDKPDLNG